The Brassica napus cultivar Da-Ae unplaced genomic scaffold, Da-Ae ScsIHWf_1817;HRSCAF=2453, whole genome shotgun sequence genomic sequence TCTTTTTTGATCAGATGGATGTTTCCGAAGATCTAGCAAGAGATTACCCTCCAAGACTTTACCCTGAAGGGGCTtctatttttgaaaacaaaagcattAATACGAATAGCCATTTTTCTGAGATCCCTCGACTTAGACAAGCAATTGGAATAGATGTGTGGGATAATCTGAAGACGTATCCTGTTGGATTGATTGCTAAACTGGCTGAGAGCAAATTGGTGTGGTCTGGTAAGACCGTACATTATCTACTTTGTAGACAGCTGCGAGTCTATAAGAAGGAGATTTGGTCTCTCGTTGTTGATCAACCTCTCAGGTTTAGCTTAATAGAATTTGGTGAGATCACGGGTTTAAACACAAATCCACTGCCAGAAGAAAGTTTTGAACCTGATCCAGAGAATTACAAAGCGTTGTGGGAGTTGTTGAAAGTGCCGCTTGGGTACGGACCCAAGTTTGATGAACTTCTAGAAGCTTTAACGGAGTGTCCATTCTGGAGTGCTGATCAGCGGAAATGGTATGAGCTGTTTTTTCTTCAAGCCATTGGACTTTATGGCTTGCATCATAATTGTAGAATACCCTTTGAAAGTGCAAAGAGAGTATTCGATGATGACGCCCTGATGACTTATCCTTGGGGTCGGACTGCCTATGAATTTCTTGTTGATTCTATCAAGTTGTTGCATCCACAAGGAGGGTCGTACACCCTTAGCGGCTTCAAGGACGTGTTATTGGTTTGGGCGTATGAATCTGTCACAGTGTTCGGAGAGCTTTATGGCAGAAAAGTGAATCCAGACGAAATTCCGCTTTTGCGATGGGGAAGTCGTACTCGTGCAAGTCTTGCTACTACAATAGCTAAGGAGGTGAATGATCTTGGAACGGCAAGGTTTAAATCAGACATATGAATCCTGTAATGTAATGTCTGAGTTATTGGATTATTTTATGGTTGAGTTGTTAATTTTAATGActgatttatgtttttgtgttgtAGGTGCGTGTGAGGAAAATGGTGATGAAGGAGGATCTAGAAGAGCTGTTTCCTCAGTGGAAGGATGAAGCAGATGACCCACAACTTGATAACCTAATTAAAGATATACATGCAGATAGGTTTGTTAGAGATTTTTATGTGCAATCGAatgagaagaacaaaaaaaacgaaGGCTGGAGTTTCGTCAGAGGCTGAGCCACCctcaaagaagcagaagaaaggTAAGAAACAAAAGGAGGTGAAAATCAATGAGGGTGAAACTGCTGTTGTAGAGGAGAAGGAGAGTGCAAAGGAGAAGGGTCATAGCGAAGCGGTTCTGCTGAACATAGTTGCTCATCTCGAGAAGTTGGACCGAAAATTTGACTCGAGATTAACAGAATACGACACCAAGTTTGGATCTttttcccaaggccttttggataCCATTGGAGATACAGTGAAAACTACAGTTGAAGAGCGTCTGAGAGTTTTGGGGGTGTCCAATAGTAGTCAACCTGAAAGTCAACACGTGATGGTCTCAGAAGACAACCAACAGCCGGAGTCCAATAGTGGTCAACCTGATGGTCAAAACGTGATGGTCTCAGAAGACAACCGACAGCCGGACTCCAATAGTAGTCAACCTGCATCTAAGACCCCTATTGATAAACAGTCCGAAGACAGCCAACCGCAAAAGACCCCTGATAAAGGCCAATCTGAGAAGAATCTGGCAGATGATATTGCTAAAGCTGATGCGAAAGGTATGGGAGCAAAGCTGAATTCGAAGGTTGTCAGGGATAAGGCTGCTGGGGTGAAAAAGAACTTGGATTCGGCGTTTGGTAATGCCGATGCAACAAATGCTGATTTGGTCTCTGATTCTCCTGATAAGGAACCACCATTCGGACGCGGTTGCAGGGGCTTAGGGAAAAGAAATAACTTAGCGACTGATTTGGAGAGGAATGAAGCTGAGttaaagaagaagcagaagcaagaagaagctgagttgaagaggaagaagaagcaagaagaggctgagttaaagaagaagcagaagaaagaagaggctgagttaaagaagaaaaagaagcaagaagaggctgatttaaagaagaagaagaagcaagaagaggcTGACTCAAAGAAGGATATTCCTGCTTCAAAAAGGACTCGCAGTGGTACAATAAGAATACCCATTCCGACTAAGCAAGAACACCAAGTATTCAGACGAACTGTGGCCGGAATCTGATGTGGAGGAAGATGAAAGGAAAAGGTGTGGAAGAATAAAGGAGTATCGGCTGAAAGCTGTTCAATTATCTCCAGATGGGTCTCAAATGAGTGCGGAATTTGGTCCTTCTGTACCATTTCCCCACATCGGAGACAATGTAACGACGTGCATGAGAAAAGGTTTTGAACCTTCACCTGCAATATATGATCCCCTAGGACCTGTTGGTCCGGTTAAAAGGGATAATCTTTTGCAACACCTAAAGCCACACGAGTAAGGACTTTTGCAGAGACTGAGTTGTGTTAAATTATCAGGGAAATTCCACATGGAGAAGCTCACGAGGATATTGAGTTCTACAGAATCCTCATCACTCCAAGACCTTGGCCCATCAAAGAATATGGATGGCTGGTTCAAAATGTAAGTATGCAGCTGAGTTATATTTACTTTACGGCTAAGTTATAAGTATGGTacagctgagttatatattatctGTGCAGCATATTGCTTCGTATATTAGAGTCCTCATTCAAAGGTCCAAACAAGATCCCAGCCCATTCTGGTCCAAGCGCGTTGCCTTTATAGACTCTTGGTTCCTTGAATCATGGGTTCACGATTATAAGGAGTTCGAAGTCAAACCGGAAATGGTCAAATTCAAAGTAAGTGGTTACGAGGGGTTAGCAAACGGTTTGATCCCCACAGACATTCAGACAAAGTTGCGGTGGTTTACAGATGTAGATCACTTGTACGGAGTGATTAATACTGGCGGCAATCATTGGGTGGCTTTTCACGCGGATCTGCATAAAGAGAAGGTTGATTGCTATGATTCAATCGTTGGAGAGCAAACACTCGAAAGTGATCTGAGAATGCTAAATTTCTTTGGGCCGCTTACTCGTACGATCCCTGCGATTCTGAATGCCCTTATTCCTGATGATATCCGAGTCCCTACCAAGAAAGAGTTTGTATTCAGACGAAGAACAAAACGTATTGTTCCACAAAACAACCTGAGAGGCGACTGTGGAGTGTATTCATTGAAGTTCGTCGAGTGTCTAGCGCTTGGTGTAGCTTTTGATGGGATATCGGATGAAAATATTCAAGGTCTGAGAATGAAGATGGCAGCAGATATCTTCAATGAAGGAAGTTGTAGTTTGGTAGGGTCATTTGGCGATGAATGAAGATGAGTTTTGTACGACTTATGGCTAGATATTTTGTACTTGACTTAAAGTTATGATTTGTTTATCGTAACTCAGCCACCTTGTTTAAATTACGCAGCCGTTACGTTAGCTATAGCTCAGCCAAACCTCAAACCATACCCTAAAAtaggaaaatatttaataagtcaGCCGATTCGTCTTCATAAAACAGCCGTTAAGGTAGATATAGCTCAGCCAAACCTCAAACCATACCCTAAGAtaggaaaatatttaataagtcaGCCGATTCGTCTTCATAAAGCAGCCATTAAGGTAGATAAAAGTCAGCCATACCTCAAACCATACCctgaattaaaataattgatatgtttatacttaaaaatgttataacatTCCCTAATAAGTGAATATATAATCAACCGAACGTCtcttatttattgaattaacgAGTTTAGAATCGATCATGATCTTGAGGTATATGTTGTCTTGCAGTTACTTAAAACCTTACATGTAGATATAGAGTGTGATCATAATACAACTCTCCTAAACTATATACAACGCATTTTAAGACTAAATTTATGTTCTTTGTTATATTTATCACACCGTTATTCCAAATCCTAAACATAAATCCCTAAATAaacaaacctaaactctaaatactaaaccctaaaccctaaattccaaaTATTAAATCAGCCGTAATAGGCTATATAACTCGGCCGACACGTTTGTTAAATGTTGTCGTTTGGCGGGAaataagataaatgaattttgagaaatttcaattCCCGCCGTTTCACGTTCTATGTTTCTCTATATATAGTGCCCTCTCTAATACCCTTTCTTACGCCTTTATCTCTCTAGAAAAAACCTAAACAATATCTCTCTATCCCCATCAAAAGCCATGCCGATTGTTCCTGAAAATTCAGAGAGGTTAGAGAACAGTGTTTTTGCGATACTAAGCTCTGCAAATCGTGAAAACCTCCCTGTTCTATACCCTGGTCTGTGTGACTTGCTTGACACAACCAGCCCTAcgtggtttaaatttttaactgATCTCTCCCTGGTCATCCCGACGATTCTTGCAGAAGGATGGGTTCATGCATGGCCGACATACTGCAACATTCCCGATCATTTTAAAGAACGCTGGTTTCTTCAACTCGCTGTAAGGCCCGACAtttgttcatatatattaatatataccaTCGGTCTGCaatctttgtattttttgtttgccGTAGCGGACAAACACATGGGATCGAAGGCATCATTTGACAGTTTGGCGTAATTTTAATCTTGTGGCCAGAAGTCTATTTCGTTGTCAGATGCGCCATTTGAGGTGGACTTGGTTGGAAGGAGGCGAGAAGCCAACTTGGATGCTAACCAGCGTTTGGCTTGATCTCTGCCACATGTTTGAAGAGTGTGGTCCAGATAATTTTGGTTCCTGAAAGTCTTTTCGTGTCTGTATTTTGAACTTCATTATTTCAGCCATAACTTGTTTCAATGATTCAGCCGCAACTAATTTGAATGTAATCTCTGCCACATGTTTGAAGAGTCTGGTCCAGATAATTTTGGTTCCTGAAAGTCTTTTCGTGTATGTATTTTGAACTTCATTATTTCAGCCATAACTTGTTTCAATGATTCAGCCGCAACTAGTTTGAATGTAATCTCGGCCACACATTCATAACTTGTTTCACTAACTCAGCcgtaattatattttgaaacgcATTATTTCTGTTTGTGAATGTTATCTGGGCCACATATCTAATATAACTAAGGTATAACTCAgcgatcattttatttaaataagtcAGGCATATCGTATTTAAATAACTCAGTCATCATTGTATTTAAATAACCCAGCATCGATTTAATTTAAAGAGGCGGTATATGGAAAGTTCCATCATTATGCGCGTGGGAAAATTTGGCTGCCATGATAATATCGAGACTCATTATTAcgagtttttatatatatgtttcatttACAATATCGAGACACTgatattatattgtattttatatatttaatagtattaTATCTGTGATGTCGTATCTCTTCTTACAAAGTAAAACAATTTTTAGTTTCCAAGGACTTTGAAATCTATTTTAACAATGTCTTCCTCATCCTTCACCTCAGGAAATTATTACAGACGACGTAGGAATACAGAAAGAGGAACGCCGAAAGAGTGTTGGTGTGGTGCACCATCTGACATTTTTACATCTGGAAGCGAAACAAATCCAGGAAGATTGTACTATTGCTGTGCAAAAGGATATCATAAGGTTAGTTCTGGTTCTAATTTCCCATGTTCGGAAACGTAATACTTAGATCTGGTTACATTGGTGAAAACAGAGTCATTTATTCAAATGGGCGGATGAGTGCTTGGTGGAAGAGGTTGAAGATATTAAGGCAGTGATAAATGGCATGAATAGAGACATCTCGGAGTTGCGAGTTAACGTTGGTCGGTTGGCGAATGGAGTAAAGACAGAATCTGAGAGAAAAGGAGGCGAATGTTTGAGTGAGAGTCGGTGTTTGAGGAATGTGGTTGTTTGTGTGGCTGGAATGGCGATACTTTGCTACTACTACTTCTCTGTTTAGTCATGTTTTGTCATGTTTTGTCATCATAAGTCAGCTTTCGCGTGTTATGTAACTCAGCTTTATTaacttttaagttattttaactCAGTCGTATGTAAACAAAACTATgtgtttattaatatataaccaAGCCGTTAAATCAAATTGATAAAAGCGAGAATGTTTTGTTACCTCTGGTAAATGACATAAATAGCCTTTGGTtagttttatttacttttatgcTCAGATAGTCTCATCAACCAGTAACATTGATTGACCTAACAATTAGAAAAAAACATTGTCGGAAACGGAGAAGGAACCGCAAGGATACAAAATCACCGTCGACATTGTGTTTACTTCCTCTTCCTAAAAATAACTGTGAGATCTCCGTTATCGTTATCGTTATCGATCGTTTGTATCGTCTTCGCCGCATTCATATCTACAAGTTCGTCTTTTCGGTACGATGTCGCGACGTTAAATATTGATTTGGGGTTTTGTTTCAAGTGAGTTAGGGCTATGTTTCGAGTGAGTTAGGGTGTAGTTGTGATTAGGTTATTGTTGTGTTGTAGCTGAGTTATTGTTATGTTGTGGCAGAGTTATTGTTATGTTTTCCCTGAGTTATTGTTATGTTTTCCCTGAGTTATTGCTATGTTGTGTCTGAGTTATTTTAATGTTGTGGCAGAGTTATTGTTATATTCATTGAGTTATTGTTATATGTCGTGACTGAgttattgtttgtttatttgttcAAATGGATGTTTCTGATGTTAAATCACGGGGTTACCCTCCAAGACTTTATCCTGTAGGGTCTTCTAACCTAGAAAATAAAGACATTAATTACAATTTTCGTTCACGAGATTTACCTCATATTATAGAAACACTAGGAGAAGATGTATGGAAAGCACTGGTGAACTCTCCCATTGGAGTAGTTGCTAGGCTAGTTGAACGCCGAAGCGTGTGGTCTGGTAGAACAGTACACTATCTACTATGTAGACAGCTGCGAGTACATAGGAAGGAGATATGGAGTCTGGTGGTTGATGAGCCTATCAGGTTTAGCTTGGTAGAATTTGGTGAGATAACTGGGTTAAACACTGGTCCATTGCCAACAAAAAGTTTTGAACCTGATCCTGATAAATACAAACCGTTTTGGGCGAAGCTGAAGGTGTCGCTTGGGAGGGGACCCACGTTGGATGAACTGAAGAACTCAATAGAGGTCTGCCCGAGTTGGACATTTGAAGAGTGTAAATGGCTAGGGCTATTAGTTCTTCAACACATGGTACTTTATTGTTTGCATCAAAATTCTCGGGTACCATTTGAAAGTGCCAAAAGAGTGTTTGACGATGAAGCCATGAAGTCGTATCCATGGGGTCGGACTGCATACGAAGTTCTCATTGACTCTATTAAAATGTTGGCTCCAGACAGGGGGTCATACACATTAAGCGGCCTAAAGGATGCGTTATTGATTTGGGCGTATGAATCCATCGTCTGCTTTGGCGAGTGTTTTGGGAGAGTGGTGAATAATGAAGACGTTCCACTTTTACGATGGGGTGGAAAGCGTACTCGTGCAAATTTCGAAAACTTGTTGTCTGCCGAGATAAAACAACATAGCCAGGTAAGGTGTACCGCTGCGTTTTGATTTCTTAAATGGCTGATTTATTAGACTTAATGGCTGAGTGTTGTGTTTATTTGGtggctgagttatattatgtCATGGTGTTACAGGTGCGTGTTAGGAGAATGGTTTCGAAGGAGTCAATCGAAGAGTTGTTGCCTGAATGGTTGTGTCAACCTGACGACCCACAACTCGGTAACTTGATAACAGACATACATGCAGGTAGATTTGTAAAAGGTTTTTGGGAAGTGCATGGAAATGCGGAGGGGAAGGgtaacgagaagaagaagaaagctgagCCACCCACTAAGAAGCAGAATAAAGTTAAGACCAATGAGGGTGAAGCTGCTGCAACGGGAAAGGGTTCAAGCGAAGAGGAAGGTAATAAAGATTCGGGGAACAACGCGAGTCTGATGGCCATTGCGAGTACTCTGGATAAACTTTCCAGTAAATTTGATCTGATGGACGCGCGATTTAAAAAACCATTGGTGGACCAGAAGTCGATAGATGACATGGTGAAAGTTGCAGTGGAGGAGCGTCTGAAAGTTATGGGGATAGGAAAAAATCcccaaaacaaagaaaaccTCTCAAACGTCGCCGCCGACCAACAACCTGAACCGTTGTCATCACCGCAGCCTAATACCCAGCAGAAGTCTGTCTGTAGTCCACTGTTAGCTGAAACCCTTGGAAAGGATATGGGACCTAGGAACAATTTGTCCAACGAGCTTGATAAGGAGAGAGGGATGAAAAAAACTTTGGCTAAGGAGTTTGGAACACATGCTGAAGATGAGGGTGCTAATGTTCTTGATTTCCTATATGTTTCTCCTGAAAAGGCAACTAAGGCTGAAGACTTACGTCGCCGCTCCACGCGCAACCGTACTATAAAGGATGAGGATGCagaagataagaaaaaagctGTGCAAGCAGAGACTGtgttgaagaagaaggagaaagctGCCGCTAAGAGAAAAGCGGCTGCCTCAATGAAGCAAAAACAACATGAGTTAAAGAAACCAAAACAGGTTGAGTTAATGAATGAAGAACAGGCTGAGTTAAAGAATCAAGAACAGGCTGAGTTAATGAATGAAGAACTGGCTGAGTTAAAGAATCAAGAAGCTGATAATGAGAAGATAAAGAATATAACTACACCGCGTGCCAATGTAAAAAGATGCAAGGTTGAAGATTCTGTAGAGGACAGTGAATTTGCTGTAATGACCGACGAAGTTCTTACGGAGGAGAATGAAATCTTGCCGGAGTCGCCTATGGCGAGTCAGGAATTGATTAGATCTGCTATAGTAAAGGAATATCGGGAGAAAACGGTTAAATTATCTCCACAAGGGTTTGCATTGTCTGAAGGTTCTTCAAGACCAGTTTTTCCGTACATTGGAGACAATGGAACGACGTGCATGAGGAATAATGTTGAGCCTTCGTCAGCAATATATGACCCTCTAGCACCTGTTGATCCGATTGTATTGGATAAACTTATGCAACACATCTCGAGAATTCCACCCAAACCACCAGCACCAGCAAAGAAAAGAGTTGTAAGATCCGCCGCTCGTGAGGGTGACTTCTACAGCATACTCATCCTTGAAAGACCGTGGCCGCATAGCCAATATGGATGGTTGTTTGATGATGTAAGTCTATAATTACGACAGAGTCTTACATTATATTTCAGCTGATTTCTATCTTCTATTAAAGCTgacttatatatttgtttacgaCTGACTTGTTAATATTTATTGTGTAGCATATCTCTGCATATATTAACATCCTCATTAAGAGGTCCATGCGAGATCCCACCCCATTCTGGACCAAGCGAATTGCCTTCATTGATCCTTGGTTCTTGAAGAAGTGGGTTGACGATTACAAGCAGTTCAAGCTAAAACctaatatgatgaagttcacagGGAATGGTTATGAAAATCTTGTACACGGTAAGCTTCCCTGTAACTTTCAAACAAACTTGAAGTGGTATGAACACGTGGATCACTTGTACGGATGTCTTCCAACCGGCGGAAATCACTGGGTGGCTTTTCACGTGTATCTGAAGAAGGTTAAGGTTGATTGCTATGATTCAATCATTGGAGAGGTAACAGCCAAAAGTGCTTCGAAAATGCTTGAAGAGTTTAAACCGATAACGCTTATGCTTCCcgatattttgaatcaaaacatTCCTGCCAATCTCCGAACCCCGAGTAGGAAGAAGTTCGCATTCAGGAGGATGAGCAAAAGGTACACTCCACAAAACACCCAGATTGGCGATTGTGGGGTGTATGCGTTGAAGTTTGTGGAGTGTCTAGCGCTTGGTGTAAGTTTTGCTGGGATAAACGATAAAAATATTCAAGGTTTACGGTTGAAGATGGCGGCAGAGATCCTCGATGAAGGAGGAAACAGGACGTAGAACAATTAGCTTTACAAATGAATCTGTGTTTGTTATTTTCAATCAGACTTTCCAATTACCTTAAGttgtttaatgttgttttattttattaagtcaGCATTTACCTAGCCTAAgaaacaattaactcagccttgaaaacaattaactcagcctttaaatagcatttaatcaaatatcagaaaataatattattatgcGTGTGAGAATTTTTGGCTGCCATGATAATATCGAGACTCATTATTAGTATGTCTTTACATATAGGGATACGGCAAGCATTCATGTATTATAACTAAcaataataagaattatctaaaatctaaaaaatattttaaaataaaaaagataattcttatatattgtgtggtTATCCGaactaataaatcaaaattaatattagtcGCTTCAATCAATTATGCCGCCCTTTATTAGGCGTGTGAAAATAAGTCAAGGTTCAAACAAATATCGAGACCTTTATACTATCGAGACAATAAAATTTTCGTTAATGGAGTTTCTTGTTAGGTTGGTTTAATTCAGTCCTATGTAAACGATAACCTGACCGAAACCGTAAGTCAGTCTTTTGATAAGTCagtatgttttaataaaatcatttaatgaCCGGAAAATTATAACTAAcaataataagaattatctaaaatctaaaaaatcgaAGAGATGCTTTCCAAACGACTCCAAtagatcattttttttatctataatacAAAGCGCACAATGCCACAAATCCAAACCCTCATTAAGTGATCAAGTGGCAATGGAAGGATCAAAAAGATCGATGAAACGTCCTATGGAGGATGTATATGGAGCGGATGCTGTTGAAGGTTATAACAAAGGAAAATGGAAACGACGGAGCATTACAGGGCGCTTCTCCGCTTGGCCAAGGAACAAAGGCAATCTGAATCTGAATGGAACGACGCCTCCAGCAAAGTAAATTCTATTGCTGCGCGCATGGAATTACTTGATGCCATTATCTAGGCCGAAGGCAAATTTGACCTCGTGGCTGAGTTGGAGAAACTTACCGCTCAGCATTGTGAAGCCGAAGCAGAGTTGGGAGATGTGAAGGTCATCGACCCTGACTGGTGTAAGCTTCATGAAAAATGGATGCTGGATGATTAATCTCATGTCATCaacttctcttttatttttatgtttttaagacCGGATTTTATGTACTATGTAACACAcatcatgttttattttctaccTATTCATATAACTCAGTCGTGACATAAATTAACACAAATCAGTTTTTATGCATCAATAACTCAGCAAGACGGTTCATTTATCCAGACCAGTGTAAATCGAGACCATTATTATGCGCGTGATCAAATTCAGTTGCCATGAGTTTTTCGATGTTTTCCGCGTCTCTAATTGGCCAGTAAGATATAATTCAGCCAACTCAGTCGAAACATGATTCGCGACGGTTGGGATTTCACgtgaattttaataaatcaaaattaatattaggCGTGTGAAAATAAGTCAAGGTTCTAACAAATATCGAGACCTTTATACTATCGAgacaataaaattttctttaatgGAGTTTCTTGTTAGGTTGGTTTAATTCAGTCCTATGTTTTAcgttgtaaaaacaaataattcagTCTTCAAAATAGCATTTACCTAGCCTAAgaaacaattaactcagccttggaaacaattaactcagcctCGAAATCGATTTTACGTTGCCTTAGGAACCATTAACTCAGTcttcaaatatatttaacttAGCCAACgaaacaattaactcagcctATAAATAGCATTTAATCAAATATTAGAAAACAACAACTTAGCCATAGAATATTAGTCTCGACATACAACATACTGGAATAGCAAATAACATAAAAAGATAAGTTTCGATACATTACATCTTCACCACTTCCTTGTGTCCCTTAACAGGCTTATCGGTTCAAAATCACGTAAGAACAAGCCGagctctttgatccagaaacagcGGTTACACATGTTATCATCCTTAGTGACATCAATGTGCCACAAGCAGTGAC encodes the following:
- the LOC125598988 gene encoding uncharacterized protein At4g04775-like; translated protein: MSSSSFTSGNYYRRRRNTERGTPKECWCGAPSDIFTSGSETNPGRLYYCCAKGYHKSHLFKWADECLVEEVEDIKAVINGMNRDISELRVNVGRLANGVKTESERKGGECLSESRCLRNVVVCVAGMAILCYYYFSV
- the LOC106384281 gene encoding uncharacterized protein LOC106384281 — encoded protein: MDVSDVKSRGYPPRLYPVGSSNLENKDINYNFRSRDLPHIIETLGEDVWKALVNSPIGVVARLVERRSVWSGRTVHYLLCRQLRVHRKEIWSLVVDEPIRFSLVEFGEITGLNTGPLPTKSFEPDPDKYKPFWAKLKVSLGRGPTLDELKNSIEVCPSWTFEECKWLGLLVLQHMVLYCLHQNSRVPFESAKRVFDDEAMKSYPWGRTAYEVLIDSIKMLAPDRGSYTLSGLKDALLIWAYESIVCFGECFGRVVNNEDVPLLRWGGKRTRANFENLLSAEIKQHSQVRVRRMVSKESIEELLPEWLCQPDDPQLGNLITDIHAGRFVKGFWEVHGNAEGKGNEKKKKAEPPTKKQNKVKTNEGEAAATGKGSSEEEGNKDSGNNASLMAIASTLDKLSSKFDLMDARFKKPLVDQKSIDDMVKVAVEERLKVMGIGKNPQNKENLSNVAADQQPEPLSSPQPNTQQKSVCSPLLAETLGKDMGPRNNLSNELDKERGMKKTLAKEFGTHAEDEGANVLDFLYVSPEKATKAEDLRRRSTRNRTIKDEDAEDKKKAVQAETVLKKKEKAAAKRKAAASMKQKQHELKKPKQVELMNEEQAELKNQEQAELMNEELAELKNQEADNEKIKNITTPRANVKRCKVEDSVEDSEFAVMTDEVLTEENEILPESPMASQELIRSAIVKEYREKTVKLSPQGFALSEGSSRPVFPYIGDNGTTCMRNNVEPSSAIYDPLAPVDPIVLDKLMQHISRIPPKPPAPAKKRVVRSAAREGDFYSILILERPWPHSQYGWLFDDHISAYINILIKRSMRDPTPFWTKRIAFIDPWFLKKWVDDYKQFKLKPNMMKFTGNGYENLVHGKLPCNFQTNLKWYEHVDHLYGCLPTGGNHWVAFHVYLKKVKVDCYDSIIGEVTAKSASKMLEEFKPITLMLPDILNQNIPANLRTPSRKKFAFRRMSKRYTPQNTQIGDCGVYALKFVECLALGVSFAGINDKNIQGLRLKMAAEILDEGGNRT